Genomic segment of Leishmania panamensis strain MHOM/PA/94/PSC-1 chromosome 20 sequence:
ACGCatggaagaggcgcagcttcGACCACTGGATGTAACGCGGGCGGTGGTTCTTGTAGCTGCCCATGACTCTGCTGAGGATCGCCGTCGGCTattccagcagcagctggatgAAATGTGCCTACGCGCTCGCCTTGACGAGGACCACAACActgtgaaggtggtggaggcgtacTGGAAATATGATTACGTGGACTTTTTCCACTACCGCAATGCACTTGAGAGGAAAGCGTTCTATGAGTTTCTTCTTCACAGACTAGGACCCCAGCCCCTtcaacagctgctgctcgacaccTGTGCCCACGggccggcggcggccccgGAAGAtttggtgctgctcgacgagGACCTTCGCATAGCCTCGTCTCGTTACTTTCGTGCTCAAGTCGGCCGAagtgcggtgcagcgcgcgctggaCGACATCAGCGCCCACATGCCAAAGCTGGACATTGGGCTTGTTGGTACGCTGCCACACTTTGGTGATTACTGCATGGACGCCGACGACAGCATCGCGCACAGCGAGGCCGCGCTTCAGGGCTTAGTTCAGCCCTATGAGTCCATCTACGTCCTTGACACCTCCTTTGTCGAGACCTCCGAAGCGTTTCTCACGCTGGGAGCTGCGTCGCAGTCGCTGGTGCTCGTCCCGTACCTgtgcctcgcgcagcttgcGGAGTCGGTCGCGAATGCAGACCGTTTCGTCACCTTTGACCCAGCGCTGCAACAAATGGCGCGCGCGGAACCGTTTCTAGCAtcgcagcggctgcgcggGATTTTCGCTATGATTTCCTCTGCTACCGCTTCGCGACTGACAGGCGTGGGGCGGCGCACCCGTGTCCTGCACTTCACTGAGTGCATCTGTGCAAATCAAGTGGACTCGCAGGTCCTCGACGCACTTGGTGTCTCCCCGTCCGTCAGCGACAACGATCAGCTACTTCTTATCCTCGCAATGCTCAGCTCACTTAAGGCACCAAAGTCGCGCCTTGTCTTGTGCACCGACGACCCGAAACTCATAGAACAGCTGGAGTACTTTCGAAGCTCCTCGCTTTTTGGGTCTGCTGTGGAAGTTATCAGGACTGCGCCGCCCGAGAACCTTGATTTGGAGAACAGCCTTATTGATGACAATCCTGTACTGAAGGGCGCTGACGAGGGGGACGTGGCAGAATCCTTTGAGCCACGTCTGGGCATTACGGCCGACTTGCTTGCACTGAATGGCAATAAGAGTAGCTCCGCGactgaggagcagcaggcgacCGCTGATTCGTCCgtccacggcagcgacacagtGTTGTCTCTTCATGGAGAGGTGAATGCGGGAGTGAAAGCCGATGCGTCGTCGGATGTCCCGACGGAGGGCGCAACCATCTTCAAGAGCGGTATGGATTCTACATGGCTGGAtttgctggaggaggagggagaggacgcTGTGGAGGTTGCGAtggcagcaccttctccctcaaGACCGGTAACGTCAGCAAGTGCGACTGTACCGGCCCCCACACCGGACACCTCACCAGCGGAGCAAGAGCGCCGTGCTCGTTTAATGGACCTTTATGAGACGCCGTTCGACGTTGTGCCCGTTGGCGTGCGAATGGAAACGGCCTCAGCTGTCGGATCGGTCTTTACAGAGTTTGACTCGTTGGAACCGGAGCAGAGGGAGGCACGTGCGGCAGatcgggcggcggcgcgctcaTCGCTATCACCAGAGGCCGGTGAGGCAAACgaacgcggcggcggaaAAAGtcgcagacgccgccgctcaGTGCTAGAGAAGGAGATGCTTAGCAATCGTGGTGTATCCAACAAGGAACGCTTTCAAGTGGCGCGCCAGCTGTCCAACTGGAGCGGTGGTCGCGTGCCCTTCAACTTGCGGTACCGCGTGGTGGAAGCGAACGTTCGTGATCCGCGGAacgcgcacctgcgcagTGCCTACGAGGCAGCATTGGCGAAGAAACGGTCTAACTTTaagcagaggcgcagctAATGTTAGACGCGCAAACACTGTAACACTGGAGAAAGCACTGAAGCACTTCGagtggtgtgcgcgtgcgtgttgcAACCTACATAGGGGCAGCTTTTACCATTGTTAAGACGCACTACACTAAGAGCGCATAATGCGCTCTGCATTCTACCAGCGGGCACCTACACACTCATCTGCAGAGACTACACAGTGGAGAGGAAACGGAAAAGAGTGACTTGGAtaccctttctctcccttcctccttccaccGTACGGAGTCACTCTACAACTTCTTCTCGGGGGATTGCATAGCGATTCCTCTGGTTTTCGCTGTTGTTTCAGGTTGACTTCCGCTTCACCTCCAATAAGGTTGGGGTTCAGttcagcgccgcggcgcactTTCAAACTAGCATGCACACTTTACCCCCCTTttacttctctcctcttgcaTGTTAGTGAGACTCTCATCGTGTCACCGCCCTCCGCTTCCGAGGAGTGATTCAAAAGCTTCTCGTGAACACCTGCGGCGGACGGGTTCGCTGCAGTCCTCCTGCCCCCGCCCAAGCCAGTACCCGTGGCTAGCGTCTCGCCGAGCGAAAATGTCGAAACAGCTATGCACCTCTCCACCCACTGacagtgccgctgtcgctgaggGGTCCGCCATAGCGGCGGCAGGGGCATTGGACTGGTCGTACGTgcccctgccgccgccgactaCCTTCGACTACTTCACGAAGCGCTACTTTCACCAATTCAGCATACGTGACTGCAAAAAGGTGAAGGGGAACGACTGCCGCATTCTCCAACACAGCAACggcttgtgtgtgctctgCCTTGATCCCAATCATGAACTCGTTcggcgctgcgcggcagctgaCGCGGGGGTGACGGTAGCCAAGGTGGAGTTCTTCAAGGGTCGCACTGCTATCATGCCGGAGAGCATCCAAGTTGTaggcaagaaaaaaaagaacgcaTTAGTCTTCCAGAATGACACGAAGGTCTGCAGCATAGTGCTGTCCGACATGATGGAGTACACGATCCCCGCCTGTGTGAACGGGTATGTGCTCGAACTCAACGCGGCATTGCTGGAGCATCCATGgatggtggcagtgg
This window contains:
- a CDS encoding hypothetical protein (TriTrypDB/GeneDB-style sysID: LpmP.20.2910); protein product: MSKQLCTSPPTDSAAVAEGSAIAAAGALDWSYVPLPPPTTFDYFTKRYFHQFSIRDCKKVKGNDCRILQHSNGLCVLCLDPNHELVRRCAAADAGVTVAKVEFFKGRTAIMPESIQVVGKKKKNALVFQNDTKVCSIVLSDMMEYTIPACVNGYVLELNAALLEHPWMVAVAPTAEGYLAVINPTSTADFSSYEKVWTATGGDAAGEDDD
- a CDS encoding hypothetical protein (TriTrypDB/GeneDB-style sysID: LpmP.20.2900), which produces MWGGLKKRTHYGDVFRRWSASQGLDVLRTSLYKEPRPWYISYTLHQANHLLQDHHCARLLAWSTSIVELRTSLADKQEAYRYTQEMFNMFVRHHKVGRQSLYEYMRLCAVGKDLSSAFNWFKYWKEAQLESHDALSLLSWLLQVAALSPNDERVEDMALTVLEVYTQHFMFPSEDATSESAAAPMSSTTTMCTASSSGTAMLRHFQPTSPVEETELRRFFCLFQQLAPRVVSSAQLCNFLATLPRSPTEALADPAAVGWPTDSAHRLFPQLEQHIRSGFSEDRLGKGRNASEDEELRLGHRSPPRLRDSLLHPSFLAKLEDSAARHNVAEVITLIDDYQERVRHERERTSSDCNPALRKCSSEGELWRAYADPTSIAFRRRLVERGGLTPELYHYLITALADAQPSAALRTLKRMEEAQLRPLDVTRAVVLVAAHDSAEDRRRLFQQQLDEMCLRARLDEDHNTVKVVEAYWKYDYVDFFHYRNALERKAFYEFLLHRLGPQPLQQLLLDTCAHGPAAAPEDLVLLDEDLRIASSRYFRAQVGRSAVQRALDDISAHMPKLDIGLVGTLPHFGDYCMDADDSIAHSEAALQGLVQPYESIYVLDTSFVETSEAFLTLGAASQSLVLVPYLCLAQLAESVANADRFVTFDPALQQMARAEPFLASQRLRGIFAMISSATASRLTGVGRRTRVLHFTECICANQVDSQVLDALGVSPSVSDNDQLLLILAMLSSLKAPKSRLVLCTDDPKLIEQLEYFRSSSLFGSAVEVIRTAPPENLDLENSLIDDNPVLKGADEGDVAESFEPRLGITADLLALNGNKSSSATEEQQATADSSVHGSDTVLSLHGEVNAGVKADASSDVPTEGATIFKSGMDSTWLDLLEEEGEDAVEVAMAAPSPSRPVTSASATVPAPTPDTSPAEQERRARLMDLYETPFDVVPVGVRMETASAVGSVFTEFDSLEPEQREARAADRAAARSSLSPEAGEANERGGGKSRRRRRSVLEKEMLSNRGVSNKERFQVARQLSNWSGGRVPFNLRYRVVEANVRDPRNAHLRSAYEAALAKKRSNFKQRRS